A single genomic interval of Arthrobacter sp. NicSoilB8 harbors:
- a CDS encoding DUF1810 domain-containing protein yields MEDAYDLERFVTAQNAGGTYGHALAELRSGMKRSHWMWFVFPQLAGLGRSETARRYAISSLDEARAYYRHDVLGPRLAEAAAAVASVEGRSAEHIFGGIDARKLHSSMTLFLRAAPDEPVFRNILDRYFAGLPDSATDRLLAGLSAGPDPAENSDPAAG; encoded by the coding sequence ATGGAAGACGCTTACGACCTTGAACGGTTCGTGACCGCCCAGAACGCCGGCGGAACTTACGGGCACGCCCTGGCGGAGCTGCGGTCGGGCATGAAGCGAAGTCACTGGATGTGGTTCGTGTTCCCCCAGCTCGCGGGGTTGGGCCGCAGCGAAACCGCCCGCAGGTATGCCATCTCCTCGCTGGACGAGGCGCGCGCCTACTACCGGCACGACGTCCTTGGCCCCCGTCTGGCGGAGGCCGCTGCGGCGGTGGCGTCCGTGGAAGGGCGGTCCGCGGAGCACATCTTTGGCGGCATCGACGCACGGAAACTGCACTCGTCCATGACGCTGTTCCTGCGCGCCGCCCCGGACGAGCCCGTGTTCCGCAACATCCTGGACCGGTATTTCGCTGGCCTGCCGGATTCCGCCACGGACCGGCTGCTGGCGGGGTTGTCGGCCGGTCCGGACCCGGCAGAAAATTCGGACCCCGCGGCCGGTTAG
- a CDS encoding DinB family protein: protein MDDKAILHNYLRTRRTSLLAKLEGLSEYDARRPLTPTGTNLLGLVKHVASVELGYFGEVFGRPSELALPWFAEDAEPDADLWAAPGETREQIVELHRLSALHSDATIDELSLDAPGVVPWWPDERRNVTLHQILVHMCVETAHHLGHADILRELIDGRAGQRPEDPNLSLRTQEGWAVHRARIEAAAVAAGAPADGR from the coding sequence ATGGACGACAAGGCGATTTTGCACAATTACCTGAGAACCCGGCGGACCAGCCTCCTGGCGAAACTCGAAGGCCTCAGCGAGTACGACGCGCGCCGGCCCCTCACGCCGACCGGAACCAACCTGCTGGGCCTCGTCAAGCATGTGGCCAGCGTCGAACTCGGCTACTTCGGCGAGGTTTTTGGCCGGCCGAGCGAGCTGGCGCTGCCGTGGTTTGCCGAAGACGCCGAGCCGGATGCCGACCTCTGGGCAGCGCCCGGAGAGACGCGGGAGCAGATCGTGGAACTGCACCGGCTCTCCGCCCTGCACAGCGACGCCACGATCGATGAACTCAGCCTCGACGCGCCCGGCGTCGTGCCGTGGTGGCCGGACGAGCGGAGGAACGTGACCCTGCATCAGATCCTCGTGCACATGTGCGTGGAAACAGCCCATCACCTGGGACACGCGGACATCCTGCGCGAACTCATCGACGGCAGGGCGGGCCAGCGCCCGGAGGATCCGAACCTCTCGCTGCGCACACAAGAAGGATGGGCCGTTCACCGGGCCCGCATCGAGGCCGCCGCCGTCGCCGCCGGAGCACCGGCTGACGGCCGCTAG
- a CDS encoding ABC transporter ATP-binding protein has protein sequence MASVLEMAGVVKRFGPVVALNGLDFSVEAGEVHGFLGPNGSGKSTTIRLLLGMLRANAGSIRVLGLDPWQDVASLHRRLAYVPGDVALWPNLTGGEVIDLLGRLQGGQDPARRDRLLELFDLDPTKKSRAYSKGNRQKVALIAALATDAELFLLDEPTSGLDPLMEDAFRGCVRDLRNQGRTVLLSSHILSEAEALSDRVSIIREGRVVETGRLEELRHLTRTSVTADVAAVPAGLETLPGVHDVVVTDHRISAQVEPSGLAPLMRVLTDAGLLALTSQPPTLEDLFLRHYGAAVPVAAAGAGSRSPGDA, from the coding sequence ATGGCGAGCGTCTTGGAGATGGCCGGGGTTGTGAAGCGTTTCGGGCCGGTGGTTGCCCTGAACGGGTTGGACTTTTCCGTTGAAGCGGGCGAGGTCCATGGCTTCCTGGGCCCGAACGGTTCAGGAAAATCGACAACCATCCGCCTGCTGCTGGGGATGCTGCGCGCCAACGCTGGCTCCATCCGGGTCCTGGGCCTTGACCCGTGGCAGGACGTCGCGAGCCTCCACCGGCGCCTGGCCTACGTCCCCGGGGATGTGGCGTTGTGGCCCAACCTGACGGGAGGTGAGGTCATCGATCTCCTCGGCCGGCTTCAGGGCGGCCAGGACCCGGCCCGCCGGGACCGGCTCCTGGAGCTGTTCGACCTCGACCCGACGAAGAAATCCCGGGCCTACTCCAAGGGCAACCGGCAGAAGGTGGCCCTGATCGCCGCGCTGGCCACCGACGCCGAACTGTTCCTGCTGGACGAACCCACGTCCGGCCTGGACCCTCTCATGGAGGACGCCTTCCGCGGCTGTGTCCGGGACCTGCGGAACCAGGGCCGCACGGTACTGCTCAGCAGCCATATCCTCAGCGAGGCCGAGGCACTCTCGGACCGCGTCAGCATCATCCGGGAGGGCCGGGTGGTCGAGACCGGGCGGCTTGAGGAACTCAGGCACCTGACCCGGACCTCCGTCACTGCCGACGTCGCCGCGGTACCGGCGGGTTTGGAGACCCTGCCGGGCGTCCACGACGTCGTCGTCACGGACCACCGCATCAGCGCCCAGGTGGAACCGTCCGGTCTGGCCCCGCTCATGCGGGTCCTGACGGATGCGGGACTCCTCGCGCTGACCAGCCAGCCCCCCACCCTCGAGGACCTCTTCCTGCGCCACTACGGCGCGGCGGTGCCGGTGGCAGCGGCCGGGGCGGGCAGCAGGAGCCCCGGCGATGCGTGA
- a CDS encoding META domain-containing protein produces the protein MSRLRQSGLLVVGILVAGMALAALTGCSGPALKSFAGSWGQTAKGQPNLTITDDGSFQGTDGCNRLTGKGSISGDSFDFGPIASTLMACSDVDTWLSQAQTAKVDGTVLVVYGNSGHKIGTLAKQ, from the coding sequence ATGAGTCGGTTGCGTCAGAGCGGTCTGCTGGTTGTTGGCATCCTGGTTGCCGGCATGGCGCTAGCGGCACTCACGGGGTGCTCCGGTCCGGCCCTGAAATCGTTCGCCGGAAGTTGGGGGCAGACCGCTAAAGGCCAGCCCAACCTCACGATCACCGACGACGGCTCCTTCCAGGGAACGGACGGCTGCAATCGTTTGACAGGCAAGGGATCGATTTCGGGCGACTCCTTCGACTTCGGCCCGATCGCATCCACCCTGATGGCCTGCAGTGACGTCGACACGTGGCTATCGCAGGCGCAAACCGCCAAAGTGGACGGGACTGTGCTTGTCGTCTACGGCAACAGCGGTCACAAGATCGGAACCCTGGCCAAGCAGTGA
- a CDS encoding MgtC/SapB family protein, giving the protein MGDAYGLFTKTTLVEIGLLLATFVLCSLIGAERQVRQKVAGYRTHVLVGLGSCTFTLISAYGFAAVQTGGTMDPARIAAQIVSGIGFLGAGVIFKGRNVVRGLTTAASIWVSAAVGMACGAGMLSLALSLTAFHLVTLYVVSPAVRKIPTPDSNRVLHLGYADNQGVLRQVLEIATNMGFSSSILSTNKSGDEQKPIVLMDIRFHGHLPLRELVPYLLEVPGVKSVTVHGADPNEDDDDAGA; this is encoded by the coding sequence ATGGGCGACGCATACGGGCTGTTCACCAAGACGACACTGGTGGAAATCGGGCTCCTGCTGGCGACATTTGTCCTCTGCTCGCTGATTGGCGCCGAGCGGCAGGTCCGGCAGAAGGTTGCGGGGTACCGCACCCACGTCCTGGTCGGCCTCGGGTCGTGCACCTTCACCCTGATCTCCGCCTACGGCTTCGCCGCCGTCCAGACCGGGGGAACCATGGACCCGGCCCGCATCGCGGCCCAAATCGTCAGCGGCATCGGCTTCCTCGGTGCCGGTGTGATTTTCAAGGGGCGGAACGTTGTCCGGGGCCTCACCACAGCCGCGAGCATCTGGGTCTCGGCCGCCGTCGGCATGGCGTGCGGGGCCGGAATGCTTTCCCTGGCGCTCTCGCTGACCGCCTTCCACCTCGTCACCTTGTATGTGGTCTCTCCCGCGGTCCGGAAAATACCCACGCCGGACAGCAACCGGGTCCTGCATCTGGGCTACGCCGACAACCAGGGCGTGCTGAGGCAGGTACTGGAGATTGCCACCAACATGGGGTTCAGCTCCTCGATCCTGAGCACCAACAAGTCCGGCGATGAACAAAAGCCGATCGTCCTCATGGACATCCGCTTCCACGGGCACCTTCCGCTGCGGGAACTCGTCCCGTACCTGCTGGAAGTGCCCGGCGTGAAGAGTGTCACCGTCCACGGCGCCGACCCGAACGAAGACGACGACGACGCCGGCGCCTGA
- a CDS encoding ABC transporter permease → MREALAGTGDLVRLGLRRDRWLLPAWIAGFAATTYSTAAAGAELYPDVASRVEAATALNATASLVALFGRVYDPTSLGALSLIKYTAFMAAILAVLMVFITVRHTRSDEESGRLELLGGGRLGRDAPLAAALTISFGSSLVLGLVTAVSLAAGGLPAAGSLAFGLGWAATGMAFSAVAGVTAQLTASARAATGTSVGVVAVTYALRAVGDLAEPGPSALSWLSPIGWNQQIRAFAGDQWWVLALPLALCAALVPVALALRARRDLGSGLREERPGPARGSLRGVWDLAVRLQLRLLAAWAVAFVVFGVVIGSLAGNVTDLLSSPNAQDLIRMLGGTQAMTDAFIAAEISIMGLLASAYGLSAASRLRDEETDGHVEALLGTATTRPRWASSHFMLALSGVAVLMLLAGLSVGAGAAAVLADGNQFWRVTVAAAAQIPAAWVMTAAVLAVFGWAPRLTGAVWALLLLFVALGEFGVLWNAPEWLMELSPFRHSPLLPLDADAGGPLLGLTVAAAALAALGYTGWRRRDLAT, encoded by the coding sequence ATGCGTGAGGCATTGGCGGGGACCGGAGACCTGGTCCGGCTGGGACTGCGGCGCGACCGCTGGCTGCTCCCGGCGTGGATCGCCGGCTTCGCCGCAACAACCTATTCAACCGCCGCGGCCGGCGCCGAGCTCTACCCCGATGTCGCGAGCAGGGTCGAGGCCGCGACGGCCCTGAACGCCACCGCCTCGCTCGTGGCCCTGTTCGGCCGGGTCTATGACCCCACGTCCCTCGGCGCGCTGTCCCTGATCAAGTACACGGCGTTCATGGCGGCCATCCTGGCCGTGCTCATGGTGTTCATCACCGTCCGGCACACCCGCAGCGACGAAGAGTCCGGGCGGCTCGAGCTCCTCGGCGGCGGCCGGCTGGGGCGTGACGCTCCGCTCGCCGCCGCCCTCACCATCAGCTTCGGATCGAGTCTTGTCCTCGGGCTGGTCACGGCGGTGTCCTTGGCCGCGGGCGGACTTCCGGCCGCGGGCTCGCTCGCGTTCGGACTCGGCTGGGCCGCCACCGGCATGGCGTTCAGCGCCGTGGCAGGGGTCACCGCCCAGCTGACAGCCAGCGCGCGGGCCGCCACGGGAACGAGCGTCGGCGTGGTCGCCGTGACCTACGCGCTGCGGGCGGTGGGGGACCTCGCCGAACCGGGTCCGTCCGCCCTGTCCTGGCTTTCCCCGATCGGCTGGAACCAGCAGATCCGGGCTTTTGCCGGCGACCAGTGGTGGGTGCTCGCCCTGCCGCTGGCGCTTTGCGCCGCGCTGGTGCCCGTCGCGCTCGCCCTCCGTGCGCGCAGAGACCTCGGCTCCGGCCTGCGCGAGGAGCGGCCCGGCCCGGCCCGCGGCTCGCTCCGGGGCGTCTGGGACCTCGCGGTGCGGCTGCAGCTCCGGCTCCTCGCGGCGTGGGCAGTGGCCTTCGTGGTGTTCGGTGTGGTGATCGGATCGCTGGCCGGCAACGTCACGGACTTGTTGAGTTCGCCCAACGCCCAGGACCTGATCAGGATGCTGGGCGGAACCCAGGCCATGACAGACGCCTTCATTGCCGCGGAGATCAGCATCATGGGACTGCTGGCCTCGGCCTACGGCCTGTCCGCGGCCAGCCGGCTCCGCGACGAGGAGACGGACGGGCATGTGGAGGCGCTGCTGGGCACGGCCACCACCCGGCCGCGGTGGGCGAGCAGCCACTTCATGCTGGCGCTGTCCGGCGTCGCCGTGCTCATGCTGCTGGCCGGATTGTCGGTCGGAGCCGGCGCGGCCGCGGTGCTGGCTGACGGAAACCAGTTCTGGCGCGTCACCGTGGCCGCCGCGGCCCAGATCCCCGCGGCCTGGGTCATGACAGCGGCGGTACTGGCCGTGTTCGGCTGGGCGCCGCGGCTCACCGGGGCTGTCTGGGCCCTGCTGCTGCTGTTCGTCGCCCTGGGCGAGTTCGGCGTGCTGTGGAACGCCCCGGAGTGGCTGATGGAGCTCTCCCCGTTCCGGCATAGCCCGCTGCTTCCCCTGGATGCCGACGCCGGCGGGCCCCTGCTGGGCCTCACGGTGGCTGCCGCGGCACTCGCTGCATTGGGCTACACCGGCTGGCGCCGCCGGGATCTGGCCACATGA
- a CDS encoding LysM domain-containing protein, with product MRYTAVDGDTWEGIAAHFQMTPEILKSFNESASVAAGQVIDLRGVDVPQLGAGGSVTGQDGHGQFLYRASAGDTPAGIASRYGVPLHALRIANLNLLTGSEWIPPAGTIVTIPNPPND from the coding sequence ATGCGGTACACGGCTGTCGACGGCGACACCTGGGAGGGCATCGCCGCCCACTTCCAGATGACTCCCGAGATCCTCAAGAGCTTTAACGAATCGGCGTCCGTTGCCGCGGGGCAGGTTATCGATCTCAGGGGGGTGGACGTGCCACAACTCGGAGCCGGTGGCAGCGTGACCGGGCAGGACGGGCACGGACAGTTCCTGTACAGGGCAAGCGCCGGAGACACCCCGGCTGGCATCGCGAGCCGCTACGGCGTACCGCTCCATGCACTGCGGATCGCCAACCTCAACCTTTTGACCGGCAGCGAATGGATTCCGCCCGCCGGCACCATAGTGACCATTCCGAATCCGCCGAACGACTGA